Proteins co-encoded in one Gopherus evgoodei ecotype Sinaloan lineage chromosome 4, rGopEvg1_v1.p, whole genome shotgun sequence genomic window:
- the GMFB gene encoding glia maturation factor beta isoform X2: MKIDKDKQLVVLDEEHEGISPDELKDELPERQPRFIVYSYKYQHDDGRVSYPLCFIFSSPVGCKPEQQMMYAGSKNKLVQTAELTKVFEIRNTEDLTEEWLREKLGYFH, translated from the exons A TGAAGATTGACAAGGATAAGCAGCTGGTGGTACTGGATGAAGAGCATGAG GGCATTTCCCCTGATGAACTAAAAGATGAGCTGCCTGAGAGACAACCTCG ATTCATTGTGTATAGTTACAAGTATCAACATGATGATGGAAGGGTTTCTTATCCATTGTGCTTTATCTTCTCCAGTCCAGTCG GATGCAAGCCTGAACAACAGATGATGTACGCTGGGAGCAAGAATAAACTTGTACAAACAGCTGAACTCACTAAG GTATTTGAAATAAGAAATACAGAAGACCTAACTGAAGAATGGCTGCGTGAGAAACTGGGCTACTTCCATTAA
- the GMFB gene encoding glia maturation factor beta isoform X1, which yields MSESLVVCDVAEDLVEKLRKFRFRKETNNAAIIMKIDKDKQLVVLDEEHEGISPDELKDELPERQPRFIVYSYKYQHDDGRVSYPLCFIFSSPVGCKPEQQMMYAGSKNKLVQTAELTKVFEIRNTEDLTEEWLREKLGYFH from the exons ATG AGTGAATCTCTGGTGGTTTGTGATGTTGCTGAAGATCTGGTGGAAAAATTGAGAAAATTCCGGTTTCGCAAAGAAACCAACAATGCAGCCATTATAA TGAAGATTGACAAGGATAAGCAGCTGGTGGTACTGGATGAAGAGCATGAG GGCATTTCCCCTGATGAACTAAAAGATGAGCTGCCTGAGAGACAACCTCG ATTCATTGTGTATAGTTACAAGTATCAACATGATGATGGAAGGGTTTCTTATCCATTGTGCTTTATCTTCTCCAGTCCAGTCG GATGCAAGCCTGAACAACAGATGATGTACGCTGGGAGCAAGAATAAACTTGTACAAACAGCTGAACTCACTAAG GTATTTGAAATAAGAAATACAGAAGACCTAACTGAAGAATGGCTGCGTGAGAAACTGGGCTACTTCCATTAA